In Oncorhynchus kisutch isolate 150728-3 linkage group LG7, Okis_V2, whole genome shotgun sequence, one DNA window encodes the following:
- the LOC109894128 gene encoding complexin-1, with protein sequence MNFVMKAAMGGGPPDVGKMMGGDKEEPDPDAEKKEEERQEALRQQEEERKDKYAKMEVERESMRQGIRDKYGIKKREEAEAEAQAAMEQSAEGSLTRPKSSVPKGCGDDDDEEESIMDTVMKYLPGPLQDMLKK encoded by the exons ATGAATTTTGTAATGAAGGCAGCTATGGGAG GAGGGCCACCTGATGTGGGCAAGATGATGGGAGGAGACAAGGAAGAGCCCGACCCCGATGCAGAgaagaaagaggaagaaagaCAAGAGGCTCTgaggcagcaggaggaggagaggaaagataaaTATGCAAAGATGGAAGTGGAGAGGGAATCAATGCGACAAGGCATCAGAGACAAG TACGGAATTaagaagagggaggaggctgAGGCTGAGGCCCAGGCTGCTATGGAGCAGTCTGCAGAGGGCAGTCTGACCCGCCCTAAATCGTCCGTGCCCAAGGGCTGCGGAGACGACGACGACGAAGAGGAAAGCATCATGGACACGGTCATGAAatacctccctggtcctctccaagACATGCTGAAGAAGTAG